From one Sulfurovum sp. UBA12169 genomic stretch:
- a CDS encoding NADH-quinone oxidoreductase subunit NuoN has protein sequence MLEPIKVSLESLNLITLAPMLIAIAGGLIILCIDLLKENLDKSLYVMLTILILVVDFGSVMGLNTNERGFFDVMLIDGISIISQLLIVVGSMLFIPLGLTSKRFHEYEYPEFFALFLFMVAGFQFMVASDNLILIFVGLETASLALYTLIAMHNRSDSYEAAVKYFTMGALASAFYAMGSAVVYALTGSVELYQVAEVLSSRLDEAGIMIAIFGGSVLLLTALAFKLSLFPFHTWAPDVYQGASAPLAGYMSVVPKIAAFVVSIRIFGMYIELGIEWVRIIILIIAVLTMTLGNIMALVQEDVKRMLAYSSISHAGFVVAALALDTTEGNTAIFLYYALFMFTNLGAFAMLWISRHKQRRFDDRFDNPYEKFAGLINIMPIGAVIMALFMLSLAGVPPFSVFWGKIYVMQAAVNAGYVWLAIVMGLNSAIAAYYYLKLVVYMFLKEPVKSVDVVYYNLSKPLMAIIGLATVATVGAIFYVQPLVSYFYYMISASGY, from the coding sequence ATGTTGGAACCTATTAAAGTAAGTTTAGAGAGTCTCAATCTCATTACACTTGCACCGATGCTGATAGCAATTGCGGGCGGCTTGATCATTTTGTGTATTGATTTGCTTAAAGAAAATTTAGATAAATCTCTTTATGTAATGCTGACAATATTGATACTTGTGGTTGATTTTGGTTCAGTGATGGGCTTAAATACCAATGAACGCGGCTTCTTTGATGTAATGCTGATCGATGGCATCTCAATTATTTCGCAACTATTGATAGTAGTAGGTTCAATGCTCTTCATTCCTCTTGGGTTGACTTCAAAAAGATTTCATGAATACGAATACCCTGAGTTTTTTGCACTCTTTTTATTTATGGTTGCAGGGTTCCAGTTTATGGTTGCCAGCGACAATCTAATTTTGATTTTTGTAGGCCTTGAGACAGCATCGTTGGCACTTTATACTTTAATTGCTATGCACAACAGAAGCGATTCGTATGAAGCAGCAGTTAAGTATTTTACCATGGGCGCTCTTGCCTCAGCATTTTATGCAATGGGATCAGCCGTAGTTTATGCACTCACAGGAAGCGTAGAGCTTTATCAGGTTGCAGAAGTTCTCTCTTCACGTTTGGATGAGGCAGGCATAATGATAGCTATTTTTGGCGGCTCAGTACTCTTGTTGACGGCACTAGCCTTTAAGCTTTCTCTTTTCCCTTTCCACACATGGGCACCGGATGTCTATCAAGGGGCTTCGGCACCGCTTGCGGGATATATGTCTGTTGTCCCCAAGATAGCCGCTTTTGTGGTTTCTATCAGAATTTTTGGCATGTATATAGAGTTGGGCATCGAATGGGTAAGAATCATTATATTGATTATTGCCGTACTTACGATGACATTGGGGAACATCATGGCATTGGTGCAAGAAGATGTCAAGCGTATGCTGGCATACTCTTCGATTTCTCATGCCGGTTTCGTAGTGGCAGCCTTGGCTCTGGATACAACTGAAGGCAACACAGCCATATTCCTTTATTATGCGCTCTTTATGTTTACCAACCTTGGTGCCTTTGCAATGCTATGGATTTCTCGTCATAAACAAAGAAGGTTTGATGACCGTTTTGACAACCCCTATGAAAAATTTGCAGGTCTTATCAACATCATGCCGATCGGCGCAGTAATTATGGCTTTATTTATGCTTTCGCTTGCAGGGGTGCCGCCGTTCTCTGTATTCTGGGGAAAAATTTATGTAATGCAAGCAGCCGTCAATGCAGGATATGTATGGCTGGCTATTGTGATGGGACTTAACTCGGCAATTGCAGCGTATTATTATTTAAAACTTGTAGTCTATATGTTCCTTAAAGAGCCGGTCAAAAGTGTGGATGTAGTGTACTACAATCTCTCTAAACCGTTAATGGCAATTATTGGTTTGGCTACAGTGGCTACTGTCGGGGCAATTTTCTATGTACAGCCATTGGTCTCATATTTTTATTATATGATAAGCGCAAGCGGATATTAA
- a CDS encoding tRNA (adenosine(37)-N6)-dimethylallyltransferase MiaA: protein MSTPKQLALIGPTASGKTALSIKIAQKIDAYILSLDSLSIYKEIDIVSAKPSLKEREAIEHFGIDHLCPDQNFDVTTFIKLYEDVYALALKNKKNLVIVGGTSFYLKMLLEGISTLPMISPQTKLKTQNCLKSLHTSYNWLKELDPCYMSQIASNDSYRIEKALNIYFETSFVPSEYFKQFPPKPTIKATPSIYQIAVDRETLRSRIALRTKQMIENGLIDEICGLEKKYTRRPNCMKAIGIKETLAYLDGAYDKKMLHEKITVHTAQLAKRQTTFNRSQFDNTIMGNAQELEKIILNN, encoded by the coding sequence ATGAGCACACCAAAACAACTTGCCCTTATCGGTCCTACAGCATCAGGCAAAACAGCTTTGTCTATCAAAATAGCACAAAAAATAGATGCCTATATTCTTTCTTTGGATTCACTTTCCATCTATAAAGAGATTGATATTGTATCTGCCAAACCTTCTCTTAAAGAGCGTGAAGCGATTGAACATTTTGGGATAGACCACCTTTGTCCCGATCAAAATTTTGATGTCACCACTTTTATTAAACTTTATGAAGATGTTTACGCCTTAGCCTTAAAAAATAAAAAAAATCTTGTAATTGTTGGGGGAACCAGCTTCTATCTTAAGATGCTCCTAGAAGGCATCAGTACTTTGCCGATGATTAGCCCGCAGACAAAACTCAAAACACAAAACTGTTTAAAATCGCTTCATACATCTTACAATTGGTTAAAAGAACTTGATCCTTGCTATATGTCACAAATTGCATCCAATGACTCTTATCGCATTGAAAAGGCTTTAAACATTTACTTTGAAACATCTTTTGTGCCCAGTGAATATTTTAAACAATTTCCTCCAAAACCAACCATCAAAGCAACTCCTTCTATTTATCAAATTGCGGTTGACAGAGAGACGCTGAGATCCCGCATTGCGCTTAGAACCAAACAGATGATAGAAAATGGACTTATTGATGAGATCTGCGGATTGGAAAAAAAATATACACGTAGGCCCAATTGTATGAAAGCTATAGGCATTAAAGAAACTTTGGCATATCTTGACGGCGCATATGATAAAAAAATGCTTCACGAAAAAATTACTGTCCATACAGCCCAGCTTGCCAAAAGGCAAACCACCTTTAACCGCTCTCAATTTGACAACACAATCATGGGAAACGCCCAAGAGCTAGAAAAAATTATTCTTAATAATTGA
- a CDS encoding phosphatidylserine synthase: MDLLDKSNRFNLANLITFGNIACGVVAIYFIVKGDFLTAIVLAWIAGGLDIADGKVARKLDLSTDFGVQLDSFADFLSFVVMPSFLLFYALQSGMTGQAQELIVGTVFVLYIISGLRRLVEFNLKADVGGVTKFFEGVPTPLGAILLWMLYLIYSYGLVENVYVIALLVIAVAWSLNSKLKIPHP; the protein is encoded by the coding sequence ATGGATTTATTAGATAAAAGTAATCGTTTTAATCTTGCCAATTTGATCACCTTTGGAAATATTGCATGCGGTGTGGTCGCTATCTATTTTATTGTCAAAGGTGATTTTTTGACCGCTATTGTTCTGGCCTGGATTGCAGGAGGTTTAGATATTGCAGACGGTAAGGTGGCAAGAAAGCTTGATCTCTCTACAGATTTTGGGGTTCAGCTTGACAGTTTTGCGGATTTTCTTTCTTTTGTGGTTATGCCCTCATTCTTACTTTTTTATGCGTTGCAATCCGGGATGACGGGCCAGGCGCAAGAGTTGATTGTAGGGACCGTTTTTGTGCTCTACATCATCAGCGGACTCCGAAGGCTTGTTGAGTTTAACTTAAAAGCAGATGTGGGAGGAGTGACAAAGTTTTTTGAAGGCGTGCCCACACCGCTTGGTGCAATTTTGCTGTGGATGCTCTATCTTATTTATAGTTACGGATTGGTGGAAAATGTATATGTTATTGCATTGCTTGTGATAGCGGTAGCATGGTCACTCAACAGTAAACTCAAAATACCTCATCCTTGA
- a CDS encoding 4-hydroxybenzoate polyprenyltransferase, whose protein sequence is MTKLSWKEKLAHFSELVMFKHSVFALPFIFIAMLIASKGWFGWKLFFLGIFAAVSARNFAMGVNRYLDRDIDILNPRTKNRPSVDGRVSGVQMVWFIAINASVFIAVAFLINPLAFALSLPILIVLGAYTFFKRFSAAAHLVLGISLGLAPIAGVVAVLGDITLWSVYLGLGVTFWVAGFDLLYSLQDIEFDKAHGLHSIPSRFGAQNTMHIASILHILTVVFWAGFVYEADLGIFAGLAVLFSAGMLAYEHSIVHKDFTKIDKAFFTVNGYLGFVFMLLIVIEVI, encoded by the coding sequence ATGACTAAATTGTCTTGGAAAGAAAAACTGGCTCATTTTTCAGAGCTGGTTATGTTTAAACACTCGGTTTTCGCTTTGCCTTTTATCTTTATAGCCATGCTCATTGCTTCAAAAGGTTGGTTTGGCTGGAAGCTGTTTTTTTTAGGTATATTTGCAGCAGTAAGTGCCAGAAATTTTGCCATGGGCGTCAACCGTTATTTGGACAGAGATATCGATATTCTTAATCCGCGCACCAAAAACAGGCCTTCTGTGGACGGAAGGGTATCCGGAGTGCAAATGGTATGGTTTATTGCGATCAATGCATCGGTGTTTATTGCGGTCGCTTTTCTTATCAACCCTTTGGCTTTTGCGCTTTCTCTGCCGATCTTGATCGTATTGGGCGCTTACACGTTTTTTAAGCGTTTTTCTGCAGCCGCACATTTAGTCTTGGGGATTAGTTTGGGGCTTGCACCTATTGCGGGTGTTGTTGCCGTTTTAGGCGATATAACGCTGTGGTCAGTGTACCTTGGTTTGGGGGTGACGTTTTGGGTTGCGGGGTTTGACCTACTTTACTCGCTGCAAGATATTGAGTTTGATAAAGCCCACGGCCTTCATTCTATTCCTTCTCGTTTTGGCGCACAAAATACGATGCATATAGCGAGCATATTACATATACTTACGGTTGTATTTTGGGCAGGATTTGTTTATGAGGCAGACTTGGGAATTTTTGCCGGTTTGGCGGTACTGTTTTCTGCGGGAATGCTGGCTTATGAACATAGCATTGTTCATAAAGACTTTACAAAAATAGACAAAGCTTTTTTTACAGTCAATGGATATTTGGGATTTGTATTTATGCTTTTGATTGTCATAGAGGTAATATAA
- a CDS encoding uracil-DNA glycosylase: MYNDWEEILDKSYRALDIDYQAFLENSSAYFPSKETYFNAFKTLPKAQVNYVLFGQDPYPRKESAMGYAFIDAKVDCIFSEKGLSKEVNRATSLRNFIKMALVARGDLKAEDSSQEAISKIDKNNLISSIEELRMNFEKNGVLLLNTALVFTDKKSSSRHIKAWSPFMQNLLHSLEENAPKLILFGTHAKELKKRFSLQSFETIELEHPYNYSFISNTAALNVFGNMKLLEK, from the coding sequence GTGTATAATGACTGGGAAGAGATCCTCGATAAATCCTATCGAGCGCTGGATATTGACTATCAAGCTTTTTTAGAAAATAGTTCTGCCTATTTTCCTTCGAAAGAGACCTACTTTAACGCATTTAAAACGCTGCCAAAAGCACAAGTTAACTATGTTCTTTTCGGACAGGATCCTTATCCGCGCAAAGAGAGTGCCATGGGCTACGCTTTTATTGATGCCAAGGTTGATTGTATCTTTTCCGAAAAAGGATTAAGCAAAGAAGTCAATCGTGCGACAAGTCTTCGTAATTTTATCAAGATGGCATTGGTAGCAAGAGGAGATTTGAAAGCAGAAGACAGTTCCCAAGAAGCTATCTCAAAAATTGATAAAAACAATCTTATATCTTCCATAGAAGAACTGCGTATGAATTTTGAAAAAAATGGCGTGCTGCTTCTCAATACAGCGTTGGTTTTTACCGATAAAAAAAGTTCTTCCAGGCACATCAAAGCATGGAGTCCGTTTATGCAGAATCTATTGCATTCCCTGGAGGAAAATGCCCCAAAACTCATCTTGTTCGGTACTCATGCAAAAGAATTGAAAAAAAGGTTTTCTTTGCAGTCGTTTGAAACGATCGAGCTTGAGCATCCCTACAACTATTCGTTTATTTCCAATACCGCTGCATTAAATGTATTTGGAAACATGAAACTACTTGAAAAATAA